In the Armatimonadia bacterium genome, one interval contains:
- a CDS encoding MBL fold metallo-hydrolase, with protein sequence MLVTLWGTRGSVPAPGVGTVRYGGNTSCVEIKLADGTELILDAGTGIRRLGKKLVAEAGPRPLFVLMSHAHWDHVHGFPFFKPAYEPGWTLHVAGSSRSLKAIKDLLYTQMNGLNFPVEFGELKAEIDFMALGDTAASIRTARLELGTCAHPGGCTSFRIVEGGGTLVHMTDNELSAPASKAKAHRAELVALCRDADVLIHDAQFLPEELARHAGWGHSTYLEAVELAAEAGAKRLVLFHHDPDRTDDQIEEIERLAREHIARQGYPLQCEAAREGLELCI encoded by the coding sequence ATGCTGGTGACCCTGTGGGGCACACGCGGGTCGGTGCCTGCGCCCGGTGTCGGGACTGTGCGCTATGGCGGCAACACGTCCTGCGTGGAGATCAAGTTGGCAGACGGCACCGAGCTGATCCTGGATGCCGGGACAGGGATCCGCCGGCTTGGGAAGAAGTTGGTTGCAGAGGCCGGGCCGCGGCCGCTTTTCGTGCTGATGAGCCACGCCCACTGGGACCACGTGCACGGGTTCCCGTTCTTCAAGCCCGCCTACGAACCGGGCTGGACGCTTCATGTCGCAGGCTCCTCGCGCTCCCTCAAGGCGATCAAGGACCTGCTGTACACGCAGATGAACGGGCTGAACTTCCCGGTGGAGTTCGGCGAACTGAAGGCCGAGATCGATTTCATGGCCCTCGGTGACACCGCCGCCTCCATCCGGACGGCGCGGCTGGAACTGGGGACCTGCGCCCATCCCGGCGGCTGCACTTCTTTCCGCATCGTCGAGGGTGGCGGAACGCTGGTACACATGACGGACAACGAGCTCTCCGCACCGGCAAGCAAGGCCAAGGCCCATCGGGCGGAGCTCGTGGCCCTGTGTCGCGACGCTGACGTGCTGATTCACGACGCGCAGTTCCTGCCGGAGGAGCTTGCTCGTCACGCCGGTTGGGGCCACTCGACGTATCTGGAGGCGGTGGAGCTGGCCGCTGAAGCCGGTGCCAAGCGGCTGGTGCTCTTCCACCATGACCCGGATCGTACCGATGACCAGATTGAGGAGATCGAGCGGCTGGCTCGGGAGCATATCGCCCGGCAGGGCTACCCGCTGCAGTGTGAGGCAGCCCGTGAGGGCCTGGAACTGTGCATCTAG